The stretch of DNA CTCGATGTAAAACACCATTAACATGAGTTTCCATTTTATCACCATACCCTATCTGGTTATCATTTTCATCTACTAATATTAGCTGGTTTTCAATCATCCTATTAAAAAATTAAAAGAAAAATACATTTTTAAAAGTTAACAATATAATCTTTTTTACCAAAAATGAAGTTTTCCTAATTTGTTAATTAACTAATAAATATCCAATATTGGTTTCAATAATCAACTTTGTAATATTATATTTGTAGCTATCTAAAAAAAAGCGAACGTTGTGAGTTCAGAATACTTATTTAAAAAGGGTAACATTAATGAGTAATATTTTCAAAACAGTACTATTTATTATTAGTTTAATTTTTCTAAACTCTTGTGTTGATAAAAGAGATTTATCTCAAAATACCGTTATAGCTCACATTTCTTCAAATCCTGACGGGTTGCATCCATTTAACGACAACTCATCAAATAGATCGTATATTTTTCAATATACTCAAAAGACCCTTGTAAAAATGGATTTAAAAACGCTTAAAACTATTCCATTTTTAATTAAAGAAATGCCAATTCCATCAGAGGACGGATTAGAGTACACTTACGAATTAATTGATAATGTTAAATGGGATGATGGTAGTTCTCTAACTGTAGATGATGTTATTTTTACAACTAAAGTCCAATTAGCACCACTTACAAACAATACACAGATAAAAGGTATTTATACTTCAGTAATCGAAAGTGTAAGAAAACATCCTGAAAATCCCAATAAATTTATTGTTAGAACTAAAATTCTCCATGTTGAGAATCTAAACATCTATAGTGAAATATATATCCAACAACAAAAATATTGGGATCCTAAAGGCATTTTGAATGATCTTTCTTTTGAAAATATTCATGACCCAAATTACAAGCCAAATGAAGAAATGGTTAAATGGTTTAACGAATTTAATAGTGGTGATAACAGTTACAAACCTGAAAAACTTGTAGGACTTGGCCCCTACCAAATAACAGAATTTGTTGTAGGGAGTTACATTACTTTAGAAAAGAAAAACAACTGGTATGGAGCAAACTCTTCGGCTATTTACGACAAGGCTTATCCCGATAAAATTATTTTTAAAATTATTTCGGATGATGCCGCTGCATATTTGGCTATTAAAAACCAACAAATAGATGTTTCAACTTATGTTGGTACAACCAAACTATTAAAATTAAAATCACTAGATTACTTTAATAAGAATTACAATGCAGAATTTATGCCAGAATATTCCTATGGATATATTGGATTAAATATGAAACCGGATGGCGTAGAATTCAAACCATTTTTTACTGACGTAAATGTAAGAAGAGCAATGGCTTATCTTGTTCCTGTCGATGAAATAATAAAAGTTATTGTTAAAGGCAAAGCCAATCGTCAAACTTCACATGTTTCTCCACTCCACTCGGTTTACAATAAAGACTTAAAAGAAATTCCTTTAGATATTGAAAAAGCAAAAAAATTACTTGATGAAGCTGGATGGAAAGACACTGATGGGGATAATATTAGAGATAAAGTAATAAATGGTGTAAAACTTAATTTTTCATTTAAACTAAGTTATATGAGTGGAAATGCTTCCACAAAAGAAACTGTTTTAATGATAAAAGAATCTATGTATAAAGCTGGTATTGAGGCTATACCTACTCCAATGGACTTTACTTTATTCTACAAAAATGCTTACGACCATAAATTTGACGCTATGATGGGAGCTTGGGGAGGTTCTGCAGGTTATTCAGATCCTGTTCAAATATGGCATACTGAATCTTGGGCTAATAAAGGTTCCAACTTTACAGGTTTTGGAGATGCAATGAGCGATTCGTTAATATTTGTTGCAAATACTTCTTTAGATAAAGAAAAACACGAAGCTGCAACTAAAGCTTTACAAACAAAAATTTACAACGATCAACCTTACATTTTTCTTTATAGCTACATGAGAAAAATTGCAATTCACAAGCGATTTGATAATGCGAACATGTACAATGAACGACCTGGTGTTATTCTAGGTAATCTTTCGTTAAAACCTGAATTTAGTGGTTCAACATTAAAACCTGAATAACAAAATGATTAAATATTTAATAAAAAGAGTTTTAGTTTTTATTCCCACGTTAATAATCATTTCATTATTAGCGTTTGTTATTAGTATTAATGCTCCTGGAGATCCTGTTGAACGTTTATTAAAATCTGCAAATAAAGAAGGTACAGCCAATGAGCAATCTAACTCCGCTAAAAAGGATAAAGAAGCTATTCGTGCAAAACTTGGTTTGGATTTACCTATCTTTTACTTAAGCTTAAGTACCTTAGCTGATTGCGATACACTATACAAAATTGCTGATAAAGCCCAACAAGACAATCTACTTAAGCTTTCTCGAAAATATGGTAACTGGGAAGCCGTTTCTAACTACTACCACGCCACACTCTCTTTATTAGAAGAATACGACTCGTTAAATGTGGATAAAATTTACATGGATAATACTATTGTTAACTATGTTGAGAACAACGACGGAAAAAACATTACCATTGATACTGTTTATGAATCAAAATACTCGAAAAACGAAATTAACGACGCAAAAAACAACACCAGTTTCGATATTTTAAGTTTACTAGAAACTTATACAGAAGAAACCATTGAATCAAAATTAGTTGCACTTGAAGATGCTTATAAAAAAGCAGCTTATTTAGCACCATTAGCACCAAAATTTGAACTAGTAAAAATTGCCTTTAATAACCTTAAAGCTAATGCTACCAAATGGAAAACCTATGTTCCAAAAATTATTTTTTATGGTAACAATCAATACCACCGTTGGTTGTTTGGTAATGCACCTTGGTTTGCCGAAGCTCAACCAGGGCAACTAAAAGGAGTATTGCGTGGAGATTTTGGTATTTCTTACATCGACAACCAACCTGTCTCAGACAAAATCTGGACTAAATTTAAGGTATCGTTCGTATTCATCTTTTTCTCTATCATCTTCGCTTATTTAGTAAGTATTCCTATTGGAATTTATTCAGCTTACAAAAAAGGCTCTAAATTCGATAGAATATCATCCATTGTATTGTTTGTAATGTATTCCATGCCTTCGTTCTTTATTGGAACATTATTGCTTTATACCTTTGCAAACCCCGATGTATTGGTTTGGTTTCCAGAATCTGGATTTGAAGACCCCTCAACTTTTGATGAGAACTGGGGTATCTTTACCAAAATGGCACATCACTGGCCATACATGGTTTTACCATTAATTGCATACACCTATAGTTCCTTTGCTTTTTTAAGTAGAATAATGCGTGTTGGTATGATTGACGTAATGGGTCAAGATTTTGTTAGAACAGCTCGTGCAAAAGGATTAAACGAAAAAACTGTGGTAATTAAGCATGCTTTACGTAATTCATTATTACCCATCATAACCGTTTTTGCTAACATTTTCCCTGTAGCAATTGGTGGTTCGGTTATTATTGAAGTAATTTTCTCGTTACCGGGTATGGGGTTAGAAACATTTAATGCCATATTAAATTACGATTACCCAATGATTGTTGCCATATTTACTATTTCAGGATTTTTAACTGTAATTGGCTACTTGGTTGCCGATATTTTATACGCAGTTGTTGATCCACGTATTTCTTACAATTAATTAATGATGATGTCAGAAGAAAAAAAAGAAAAAGATTTTTCGTTTAAAAAATATGCTTGGAAGCAGTTTAAAAAGAACAAAGCTGCCATGGTTTCCATGTACATCTTGTTATTTTTAGTTTTTACAGCTTTATCTGCTCACTTTATTGCTAACGACCAACCTCTTTATGCAAAATACAGAGGCAATTCATATTATCCAGCATTTCAAACTTATTTTAATTCAGCTAAAACCGATTCAACCATAAATCCTTTAACAGGAAACTGGGAAAAATTACAATTTGACATTACCGATTGGAAACAATTAGAACTTGAAAGTGTTGTTTGGTGTCCAATCCCCTACTCGCCCGAAAAACCTGATAGATACAACAGAGAATATGTTGCTCCAACCGACCAACAATATTATAAAAACACTAATGGAGAAATTGTTCCTGCTCCAAAAAAATTCCGTCACCACATGGGTACCGATGCTATTGGTCGTGATGTTGCTGCTGGTTTAATACATGGTACAAAAGTTTCGCTTTTAGTAGGTATTTTATCCATGGGTATTGCGGCTTCCATTGGTATTATTTTAGGTGCTTTGGCTGGTTTTTATGGCGATAAAAATTTAATTGCTACTCGTTTCCGTTATTATATGACCATTTTGGGTGTTATTATGGGTTTCTTTTATGCGTTTATTGCAAGAAACATTGCCTTAACAGAAGGTTTTAACGAAGGGATGGGTGCTGGTATTTTAGCTTTATTGGTAAGTATGCTATTGTTTTTTGTGGTAGTATTTATTTTTAATACCATTGGTAGAATCAACTTACCAGGTTTTTTAAACAAGCAAGTAACCGTTCCTGTCGATTCTATTGTATCGAGAGGAATAGAAATTTTAAACTCTATGCCTAACCTATTGTTGATTATTACCATTTCTGCTATTATGAAAGAACGTAGCTTGGTTATTTTAATGGTTATTATTGGTATTACATCATGGACGGGTATAGCCAGATTTACCAGAGCAGAATTTTTAAAAATTAGAGAATTAGAGTTTTTACAAGCTGCAAAAGCTTTGGGTTATTCTGACAGAAGAACCATGCTAAAACACGCTTTACCAAACGGTTTAGCTCCAGTATTTGTTTCTATCGCTTTTGGTATCGCTTCAGCCATTTTGGTAGAAAGCGGTTTATCATTCTTGGGTATTGGTGTGCCCGACGAATCAGTAACATGGGGTTCGTTATTAAGCCTTGGACGACAAGAATTTGAGGCATGGTGGTTGGTAATGTTTCCTGGTATTGCTATATTTATTACCATTACCGTTTACAACCTTATTGGTGAAGGTTTACGTGATGCCTTAGACCCGAAATTGAAACAGTAACTTTAAAAAAAAGTTGTAAAGCCCATAAACAAATTTGTTTATGGGCTTTTTTATATTTGGTTATATTTGAAAATGTATATCAATACCAAAAAGTAACTTATACTTTAAAAAAATCGAATAGGTACAAAAGACACTCATATATACACAATTAAAAAAAACTCATGAAATTAATTACTTCTGTTATTCTATTTCTTTTCACTTTAACAATTCAAGCTCAAGATTCTAATCTTCTTATAAAAAAGGAATTAATTTCTGATTGGTCAAAATATCCAATATTCCCTTATTTAACAGATTCGATAAATGGCAAAACACAATGGAAACCAGAGTACGAATATCTAGACAGCATAGAAGTTTATGGAATAACTTATTTAAGTGATGGACTGAAAATTCGTGGGCTATTGGCAAAACCAAAAAAAATAGGAAAATATCCTTGTGTAATCTATAATAGAGGAGGCAATAGGGAGTTTGGATCGTTAAAAATATATGATGGTGCGCTAACACTAGGACAAATTGCAAAAGAAGGATATGTTGTAATTGCAAGTCAGTATAGAGGAAATGGTGGTAGTGAAGGAAAAGAGGAATTTGGTGGTAACGATATTAATGACATAACTATACTTCCTAAAATTTTAGAAGAGGTAAAAGGAGCTGATATTGAAAAAATTGGAATGTTTGGTTGGAGTCGAGGAGGAATGATGACTTACATAGCTCTTACAAAAACTAATAAAATTAAAACTGCTGTAGTTGGGGGTGCACTCTCAGACCTTTTTAGTAATATAAAAGATAGACCTGAAATAGAATCAAGAGTTTTAGCAGAATTGATTCCAAATTACGATGAACAAAAAGAAGAAGAGTTAAACAAAAGATCTGCAATTAAATGGGTAAATAATTTCCCTAAAAATGTTCCTATACTATTATTACATGGTAATGCTGATTGGCGTGTAAAACCTGATCAAAGTTTAAATTTAGCTACAGAATTCGAAAAATATAGAATTCCATACAGATTAATTATGTTTGAAGGTGGAGATCACGAAATTACTGAGCACAAAAAAGAAGTTGACGAACAAGTTGTAAATTGGTTTGATAAGTATCTAAAAAATAATGAACCTTTACCAAAGATGGAATATCACGGAAGATAAAAAATACTCGATATCTTGATGATTATTTTCATAACCTAACTAGCAAAATGTTTTTTACTTTTTCAAATTAAATGTACCTACATTAAATGTTTTTGTATAAATTTGCAAGATGAAAATAGAGGACGCAATAAAACAAAAAGAATTTAAGTCGGAACACCAAAAGTTGCTTATCAACATTTTGTATACCGCCAACTGGCTGAACAACGAAACCTTGAAAGCCTTAAAACCTTTTGGCTTAAGTCCTCAACAATACAATGTATTACGTATTTTAAAAGGTCAACATCCCAACTCCATTAGCGTAAACAATATCATTGATCGTATGCTCGACAAAAACTCAAACGCTAGTAGATTGGTTGACAAACTAAAACAAAAAGACTTGGTAGAACGTGAGGTTTGCACTAACGACAGACGACAAGTGGACATAAAAATTACTGCTAAAGGTTTAAGCCTTTTGAACGAAATTGGTGAAAAACTTGACGATTTAAATGGTTTCAAACAAAAAACAACAATCGAAGAAGCTAAAAAAATAAATAACCTTTTAGACAACTTGAGAGATTAAAAAAATTTACTAAAAAACATGTATATACATTAAGTGTTAAAACATAAAATATTATGGCAATAACAATATTTAATAAAAACGAACAAGCTTTTGGTTCGTTTAACAACGGAGCAATTTTAGAAAATAAGCCCATTGGTTTTCCTCAAGATGGAGGTTCGTTAAAATCGTATTCTAACCTGTTTTATTGGGCAAATGCTTGGAGCGATAACGGTGGTTTAATTGGCGAACATCCCCACAAATGGTTCGAAATTTTATCGTTTGTAATTGAAGGCGAAATAGAGCACTACGACAACAAATACCAACGTTGGTTAAAACTATCAAAAGGCGATGTACAAATTATTCGAGCAGGAAATGGAATAACTCATGCCGAAAAAATAATGCCCAACTCCAGAATGTTTCAAATTTGGTTCGACCCTAACATTACAAAAACGCAATATAAAGAAGCTAGTTACAACGACTACAAAAGCAATGAATTTATTGCTACAAAAACCAACAATTTAACCATTACCAACTATGCTGGAAACGGTGGTGCTGTTCAAATGGATTCAGAAAATGTCATCATCAGCAAAATTGAAGTACCAACAGGCACACACATTTTACCATTAAATAACACATCAGTTTACAGCATTTATGCCTTAAAATCAAATCAGTTAACACTTAATCAGCAATTGATAAACAACGACGACTTTATTAAAATTGAAAATGAAACCGAACTAACCCTATCGGCGGGCAATACTTCAACCTTGTTTGTTATAGAAACGCCAATAACACTTAGTTATTTAACTTACAAAGAAATGGCAAAATTCTAAAAAAAACATTGCGAGTCATCAAGTTTAAATTTAACTTTATAACCAAAATAAAATTATGGAACAACCAAAAAGAGCTGGAGATTCTCCAATAGCAGTAAATTTAGAAGAAGGAAAAAGATACGCATGGTGTACATGTGGATTATCGGCAAAACAACCTTTTTGCGACGGACAACATAAAGGTGGAGAATTTGTTCCTCACGTTTTTACTGCCGAAAAAAATGAAACAAAACATTTTTGTGCTTGTAAAGCAACTAAAAATGGTCCTTTTTGCGATGGTTCACATAAATAACCCTCTATTCTAATTGTTATGATTCAGCGAATACAATCCGTTTTTTTACTCTTGGTGTTTATTTTAGGAGCATTAATGTTTGTGTCTCCCGTTTTAAATTTCAACTCTTATGAGGCATCATTTACCATGAATGCTTACACCACTTTTAATGCATCCGACCACATGGTGGTTTCTAAAAACATTGGTATTGGTGCTATGCAAGGATTAATTGCATTATTAGCCTTAACAACCATTTTTTTATTCAAAAAACGACAACTTCAAATTAAATTGTGTAAACTAAATTTATTACTTATTGCAGTGCAAATAGCAGCATTGGTACTTTACATTGATGTTGCCAAAGAAGCCATTTCCCCTCAAAACCCAGGTGATGTAGTTTTAGGCTTGGCTTTTGGATTTTTTATTCCAATTTTATCCTTTTTGCTAACTTACTTAGCCATTTGGTTTATTAAAAAAGACGAAAAACTAATTCGTTCAGCTGACAGGTTAAGGTAATTGTTGAAGATAAGCCAAAGCATTTGGTCCTTCGTTAAACAGTAAATCAATAATACTCAGGTTTTTCTGAAACCCCAATTTATCGCCAAAAACCTGTATATATGCAGGTTGATTAATTTCATTTAGACTTTTATTTTTGGGCGATATTTCTGTTCTATAATCCAAAACACCATCCGTTTGTTCAATATAACTTGATGATACATTAAACTCACTTGCCGTTTTTAATAACTTCAACATCAATTTCATCAAATCCATGTTAAAATCAATTAACAAATGGTGTTCTTTATCATGATAAAAGGCATAAAACTCATCCTCATAAAACTCAAAATAAGGCGACCTTCTATAAGCAGACTCAATAGATTTCCAATGGTTTTTTTTCCAGTTGTCATCATAAGAAATTTTCACCTCTCTCATCAACTGTTTACTATTTCTTTTATGAATAGGAACCACCAAATCAAGTTTCCCATCAGCGCCCAAAATTGTACAACGATTTCTAAAAGTCTGTTTTACAAAAAACTCATTTACATCTATAACACACTCATTTGCAGTAACCAACCATTTAAAATATACAATTGGAGGTAAATAACTTGAAGAAAAAACGCTTTTGATTATCATTTGATAAAGTTGTAATTTAACGCCCACAAAATTGGTAAGATTTATGTTATAAACCTACAAATATTAAATAGCATTTAATTTATGAAAAAAATTATAGTCTTTTTTCTCTTTTTGGTAACGTGGAATTCTTTGTTTTCGCAAGATCCTAACGAAAACAAACTTCAGGTTTCTGGCGATGTTTCGGAATATTTTAGTAACGAAAAAATGAGTGGTGTAAGTATTAAAGCCATGGAAAATGGTAACTACATCACCAATGTTGTAACCGATGGAAAAGGTAAATACGAGCTGTACATCGATTTCGAAAAAGAAATTACCATTTTGTATGAAAAAGCAGGTTTTGTTGCAAAAAAAATTATTGTTAACACCAAAGGAGTTCATCCTGATAAAAGAAATAAAGTAAACGATTTATTTGTTGAAATGACTTTATTTAAAGAGGACAAGAATCTTGATGTTGCCTTTTTAAATCAACCTATAGGAAGAGCAAGTTACATTCCTCAAAGCAACGAAATTGATTGGGATATGGGGTACACTGGACCCATTGCTCAAAAATTAACTCAAACTTTAGAAACATTTAAAGCTAAAAAAGCACAATTTGAAGCTGAAGAAAAATTAAAAATTCAGCAATACAATGCAGCGATGAAAGATGGCGACAATGCCTTTTTCAAAAAAGATTTTGAAAGTGCAAAAGCTTCGTACCAAAAAGCTGTTGGTATAGACCCAACCAAACCAGAACCCAAAGACAGGCTATTGCTTATTGATACTGCTATAAAAAAGAAAGAAGAAGCTGATAAAGCCGAAGCTGAGGCAAAAGCTAAAGCAGAGGCGGAAGCTAAAGCAAAAGCTGAAGCAGAAGCTGCTGCTAAAAAACAAGAAGAAGAGCGTTTAGCCAAAGAAAAAGCGGAGGCAGAAGCAAAAGCTAAGGCAGAAGCAGAAGCCAAAGCTAAAGCAGAGGCTGAAGCAGCTGCAAAAAAACAAGAGCAAGAACGTTTAGCCAAAGAAAAAGCAGAAGCGGAAGCTAAAGCAAAAGCTGAAGCAGAGGCTAAAGCAAAAGCTGATGCAGAAGCAGCCGCTAAAAAACAAGAAGAAGAGCGTTTAGCCAAAGAAAAAGCCGAAGCTGAAGCCAAAGCTAAAGCAGAGGCGGAAGCTAAAGCTAAAGCAGAAGCCGAAGCTGCTGCGAAAAAGCAAGAAGAAGAACGTTTAGCCAAAGAAAAAGCTGAAGCCGAGGCAAAAGCTAAAGCAGAGGCGGAAGCCAAAGCTAAAGCTGAAGCAGAAGCTGCTGCTAAAAAACAAGAAGAAGAACGTTTAGCCAAAGAAAAGCAGCTGCTAAAAAACAAGAAGCGGAAGCTAAAGCTAAAGCAGAGGCGGAAGCCAAAGCTAAAGCTGAAGCAGAAGCTGCTGCTAAAAAACAAGAAGAAGAACGTTTAGCCAAAGAAAAAGCTGAAGCCGAGGCAAAAGCTAAAGCAGAGGCGGAAGCCAAAGCTAAAGCAGAAGCGGAAGCAGCCGCTAAAAAACAAGAAGAAGAGCGTTTAGCCAAAGAAAAAGCTGAAGCGGAAGCTAAAGCTAAAGCAGAGGCGGAAGCTAAAGCTAAAGCTGAAGCTGAAGCTGCTGCTAAAAAACAAGAAGAAGAGCGTTTAGCTAAAGAAAAAGCCGAAGCGGAAGCTAAAGCTAAAGCAGAAGCGGAAGCCAAAGCTAAAGCAGAAGCAGAAGCTGCTGCTAAAAAACAAGAAGAAGAGCGTTTAGCCAAAGAAAAAGCCGAAGCGGAAGCTAAAGCAAAAGCTGAAGCAGAAGCTAAAGCAAAAGCTGAAGCTGAAGCAGCTGCGAAACGTCAAGAAGAAGAACGTATCGCTAAAGAAAAAGCCGAAGCTGAGGCGAGAGCTAAAGCAGAGGCGGAAGCTAAAGCTAAAGCAGCAGAACAAAAGCAAAAGGAAGAGGAAGAACGACTAGCCAAAGAAAAAGCAGAAGCCGAAGCCAAAAAACAAGCTGAGTTAGAAGCCAAATCGAAAGCTGAACAAGAAGCTGCGGCTAAACGTCAAGAGGAAGAACGACTAGCAAAAGAAAAAGCAGAAGCGGAAGCCAAGAAACAAGCTGAACTGGAAGCCAAATCGAAAGCTGAGCAAGAAGCTGCTGCTAAACGTCAAGAGGAAGAACGACTAGCCAAAGAAAAAGCAGAAGCGGAAGCCAAGAAACAAGCTGAATTAGAAGCTAAATCGAAAGCTGAGCAAGAAGCTGCGGCTAAACGTCAAGAGGAAGAGCGTTTGGCCAAAGAAAAAGCAGAAGCGGAAGCCAAGAAACAAGCTGAACTGGAAGCTAAATCGAAAGCTGAACAAGAAGCTGCTACTAAACGTCAAGAAGAAGAACGACTAGCCAAAGAAAAAGCAGAAGCAGAAGCCAAAAAACAAGCTGAGTTAGAAGCCAAATCGAAAGCTGAGCAAGAAGCTGCGGCTAAACGTCAAGAAGAAGAACGCTTAGCCAAAGAAAAAGCAGAAACTGAAGCTAAAAAAGCAAGGGAAGAGCAACTAGCAAGAGAAAAAGAAATGGAAGAAATCAATGCAAAAATGGCAGAAGCTCAAGTGAAACGAGAAGCAGAACTAAAAGCACTTGAAGAAGCTCAGGCAAAAGCCAAAGCATTAGCTGAGCAAGAGCGTTTAGCAAGAGAAAAAGAAGAACAAGAAAAAGCTAAAGAAATTCAAGAAAATGCAAAAGCATCTGGTTTTACTGTTAAATCATCAGCAAAAGTTGAGACCAATAAAAAAGGGAAATTATCAGATGCTGCAAAACAATTTTCTAAAGGTTCAAAACGTATTAAGTTTTAATAAAACGGTATAAAATTTACAATGAGAACATTCGATATTCCAGATTATTACAAGAGTTCTTTTATTTCTACTATAAAAAATTCACGTAAGGATAGTGATCCTAGAAAAAAAGATTTTACCCCTACCCTATTAGATTTTGGACCAGTTCAATTTATTATTGCTCGTCATTTTGGATTCTGTTATGGTGTTGAAAATGCCATCGAAATAGCTTATAAAGCTGTTGATGAAAATCCTAATAAAAACATTTATTTGTTGAGTCAAATGATTCACAACCCCATTGTAAATGAGGACTTAGAAAAAAAAGGCATTCAATTTATTATGGATACTGAAGGAAATCAGTTTATTCCATGGGAAAATATTACAAAAAATGATATTGTTATTATTCCTGCTTTTGGAACTACTCTTGAAATTGAACATCTATTGCAAGAAAAAGGAATCGAGATTCAAACATACAACACTACTTGTCCTTTTGTTGAACGCGTATGGAAACAATCTGAAAAACTTGGGATAAAAGATTACACCATTGTTATTCATGGAAAACACAATCACGAGGAAACTCGAGCAACATTTTCTCACAGTAACAAAAATGCACATTCAATAGTTATTAAAGACTTATCTGAAGCAAAAAAAATTGAAGATTATATTTTTGGTAATATATCCGAAACAGCATTTTATCAACTATTTGAGGGGAGATTATCTGAAGGGTTTAATCCAACACTCCATTTAAACAAAATTGGTGTGGTTAACCAAACCACTATGCTGGCTACCGAAACCCAAGAAATTGCAGATTATTTAAAAAACAGTATGATAAAAAAGTACGGGTTAGCTCCAATAAAAGAACACTTTGCAGATTCGAGAGATACATTATGCTACGCAACCAACGACAACCAACAAGCAACCATTGGTTTACTCAACGAAGAAGCAGATATTGCCATCGTAGTTGGAGGGTATAACAGTTCAAACACCTCTCATATTGTTGAATTATGTGAGGAAAAATTACCTACTTATTTTATTAACAACTCCAACGAGATAGAAGATAAGAACACTATCAACCATTTTATTTATCACGACAAAAAACGTATTAAGACAACTGATTACTTACCTGATAAAAAATCCCTAAAAATAGTTCTAACCAGTGGCGCTTCATGTCCTGACACCATTGTTGATGCCGTTCTTGACAAAATATTAAGTTTTTACCCTAATTCAAAATCAAAACAAGAAGTTTTATTGAACTTAAACAAATAAGCAATAATATGGGCTTAAAACTGTTTTAACGTTACTTTTTGCTACTTTTGAAATCCTCCAATTTATAACAGTTTTATTGAGTGAGTCTTAAATTTTTTATAAATACCGTCTTTATTTTACTAAGCCTTACGGTGATGTCGCAAAACGTTGCCACCATTAAAGGAGTAATTGTGAATCAAGACAATGAACCTGTTGAGGGTGCAACCATTGCTATTATTGGTAATACCAAAGGAACCGTTTCCAAAAAAGATGGCTCTTTTACCCTCAATATTCCAGCAAATAAGGAAGTAGAGATAGGTATAACATTTATTGGTTATTTCCCTATTATTGAAAACTTTAATCTAGCAGATGGAGAAGTTTTTGAATACAACCCTAAAATAAACAAATCAACTACCAACATCTCTGAATTTGAGCTTAAAGAAGAGAAAGACAGAATCAACACCATGGTTAAAATCCAACCCAATTTAGCTAGTGGTTTCACCAGCTCATCAGGTAGTTTTGAGGCTATTTTAAAAACCTTACCTGGCGTTTCTTCAAACAATGAGTTGAGTTCTCAATATTCGGTTAGAGGTGGGAACTATGATGAAAACCTTATCTATGTGAATGATATTGAAATTTTTAGGCCATTTTTAATTCGTAGCGGACAACAAGAAGGGTTGAGCTTTATCAATTCTGAAATGGTTTCTGACATCTCTTTCTCGGCAGGTGGTTTTGATGCCAAATATGGCGATAAAATGTCGTCGGTTTTAGACATCACTTATAAAGAGCCTGAAGATTTCTCAGGTTCTGCAACCATAAGTTTACAAGGTGCACAAGTAAATGTAGGTGGTGCTAGTAAAAATCATCGGTTTACGTATTTAAACGGAGTTCGATACAAAACCAATCGTTATGTTTTACAAAGTTTAGATACTGATGGTGATTACCAACCATCTTTTT from Flavobacteriales bacterium encodes:
- a CDS encoding WbqC family protein gives rise to the protein MIIKSVFSSSYLPPIVYFKWLVTANECVIDVNEFFVKQTFRNRCTILGADGKLDLVVPIHKRNSKQLMREVKISYDDNWKKNHWKSIESAYRRSPYFEFYEDEFYAFYHDKEHHLLIDFNMDLMKLMLKLLKTASEFNVSSSYIEQTDGVLDYRTEISPKNKSLNEINQPAYIQVFGDKLGFQKNLSIIDLLFNEGPNALAYLQQLP
- a CDS encoding cell envelope integrity protein TolA, whose protein sequence is MAKEKAEAEAKKQAELEAKSKAEQEAATKRQEEERLAKEKAEAEAKKQAELEAKSKAEQEAAAKRQEEERLAKEKAETEAKKAREEQLAREKEMEEINAKMAEAQVKREAELKALEEAQAKAKALAEQERLAREKEEQEKAKEIQENAKASGFTVKSSAKVETNKKGKLSDAAKQFSKGSKRIKF
- a CDS encoding 4-hydroxy-3-methylbut-2-enyl diphosphate reductase, which encodes MRTFDIPDYYKSSFISTIKNSRKDSDPRKKDFTPTLLDFGPVQFIIARHFGFCYGVENAIEIAYKAVDENPNKNIYLLSQMIHNPIVNEDLEKKGIQFIMDTEGNQFIPWENITKNDIVIIPAFGTTLEIEHLLQEKGIEIQTYNTTCPFVERVWKQSEKLGIKDYTIVIHGKHNHEETRATFSHSNKNAHSIVIKDLSEAKKIEDYIFGNISETAFYQLFEGRLSEGFNPTLHLNKIGVVNQTTMLATETQEIADYLKNSMIKKYGLAPIKEHFADSRDTLCYATNDNQQATIGLLNEEADIAIVVGGYNSSNTSHIVELCEEKLPTYFINNSNEIEDKNTINHFIYHDKKRIKTTDYLPDKKSLKIVLTSGASCPDTIVDAVLDKILSFYPNSKSKQEVLLNLNK